Proteins encoded by one window of Chrysiogenes arsenatis DSM 11915:
- a CDS encoding S8 family serine peptidase, translated as MTSIRQVFKLQTGLIARISLAMFCIVCFGTTFAHAQRPYKFLNELPVPEQPTLSAIMVHSSGELPERVKETVGRLRDKVQREGTTRVIVRLNVVHDPEHQLSGSSVVDQRERVAIKREQLARRMSDKIPPYQASRLGFKEFETIPYASMEVDAQLLEELLDMPDVIDVEEDYLSAPTLAQSIPLIKADAVWASGHSGSGQTVAILDTGVNKNHAFLSGKVVSEACYSTTSGSTILSLCPGSVSASTAVNSGLDCNTAIAGCGHGTHVAGITAGSGGSFSGVAKDASIIAIQVFSRFNSAAQCGSTPAPCALSYSSDQIKALERVYALRNTYSIASANMSLGGGSYSAHCDGTNTSLKTIIDSLRAAGIATVIASGNNGYTSSISAPACISTAISVGSTTKSNTVSPFSNSAAILDLLAPGSSINSSISSGGYASWNGTSMATPHVAGAWAVLKSMKPSATVTEILSAFQSTGLSITDTRNGIAKPRIDVQAAANSFGKGSIFVSITPQGAINDGAQWQINSGEWRSSGTTVADVPVGSYTINFKSITHSSDGYVWRKPASITATIAADLDTENLSGEYTAAEKSGGVRSDFDGDGKSDIAFRRVNGGSISIWTMDGKDITTYGQATLPNGVIPNVPASAWEIIGTGDFDGDGKSDIAFRRVNGGSISIWTMDGKDITTYGQATLPNGVIPNVPASAWEIIGTGDFDGDGKSDIAFRRVNGGSISIWTMDGKDITTYGQATLPNGVIPNVPASAWEIIGTGDFDGDGKSDIAFRRVNGGSISIWTMDGKDITTYGQATLPNGVIPNVPASAWEIIGTGDFDGDGKSDIAFRRVNGGSISIWTMDGKDITTYGQATLPNGVIPNVPASAWEIIGTGDFDGDGKSDIAFRRVNGGSISIWTMDGKDITTYGQATLPNGVIPNVPASAWQAP; from the coding sequence ATGACATCTATCCGTCAAGTATTTAAATTACAAACCGGCCTTATAGCGCGTATCAGTTTGGCCATGTTTTGTATTGTTTGCTTTGGAACAACATTCGCCCATGCACAGCGTCCATATAAATTCCTGAATGAACTTCCTGTACCAGAACAGCCAACGCTGTCAGCCATCATGGTTCACAGCTCGGGGGAATTGCCTGAACGGGTTAAGGAGACTGTGGGACGTTTGCGCGACAAAGTGCAACGCGAGGGCACCACACGGGTTATTGTCCGTTTAAACGTAGTTCACGACCCTGAACACCAGCTATCCGGCTCGAGCGTTGTCGACCAGCGTGAGCGCGTTGCGATCAAACGGGAACAACTCGCACGAAGAATGTCTGATAAAATTCCCCCGTACCAAGCCTCGCGACTGGGCTTCAAAGAATTCGAGACTATTCCGTATGCGAGCATGGAAGTTGATGCTCAATTACTTGAGGAACTTCTGGACATGCCAGACGTGATTGACGTGGAAGAGGACTATCTGTCTGCCCCGACACTCGCGCAGTCCATACCGCTCATAAAGGCTGATGCCGTGTGGGCCAGCGGCCATAGCGGTAGCGGGCAAACAGTCGCCATTCTTGACACAGGGGTTAATAAGAATCATGCATTTTTATCCGGAAAAGTAGTCTCTGAAGCCTGTTACTCAACAACGAGTGGCAGTACCATCCTGAGCCTGTGTCCTGGTAGTGTCAGCGCATCCACGGCTGTCAATTCCGGACTGGACTGCAACACTGCTATTGCCGGATGCGGTCATGGTACCCATGTGGCGGGCATTACGGCAGGTTCCGGGGGAAGTTTTTCCGGTGTCGCAAAAGATGCCTCTATCATTGCCATTCAGGTATTCAGCCGCTTTAACAGCGCTGCCCAATGTGGCAGCACTCCTGCCCCGTGTGCTCTGAGTTACAGCTCTGACCAGATAAAAGCCCTCGAACGCGTGTACGCTTTACGAAACACATATAGTATCGCCTCCGCCAATATGAGCCTTGGCGGCGGCTCTTATAGTGCCCACTGTGACGGCACAAATACCTCGCTGAAAACGATCATCGACTCTTTGCGGGCTGCCGGTATTGCAACAGTAATAGCTTCCGGCAACAATGGTTATACGTCATCTATCAGTGCCCCAGCCTGTATATCAACCGCAATCAGCGTTGGATCGACAACGAAAAGCAACACTGTAAGCCCCTTTTCAAACAGTGCAGCAATACTTGACCTACTCGCGCCTGGTTCCTCTATCAACTCATCCATTTCCAGTGGTGGCTATGCGTCCTGGAACGGAACATCCATGGCAACACCACATGTAGCGGGAGCATGGGCTGTTCTCAAATCAATGAAACCCAGCGCAACCGTAACTGAGATACTTTCTGCTTTTCAATCGACCGGCCTTTCAATAACAGATACCCGTAATGGTATTGCAAAACCACGAATCGATGTTCAGGCTGCTGCGAATTCATTTGGCAAAGGCTCTATATTCGTCAGCATCACCCCGCAAGGAGCAATCAATGACGGCGCTCAATGGCAGATAAACAGCGGGGAGTGGAGAAGCAGTGGAACTACCGTCGCTGACGTACCAGTAGGATCATATACCATCAACTTTAAAAGCATTACTCACAGCTCTGACGGATACGTGTGGCGAAAGCCAGCAAGTATAACCGCAACCATTGCCGCCGATCTGGATACTGAAAACCTGAGTGGTGAATATACTGCGGCCGAAAAAAGTGGAGGTGTGCGCTCTGATTTTGATGGTGATGGAAAGTCAGATATCGCTTTCAGAAGAGTCAATGGTGGCTCCATATCAATATGGACGATGGATGGCAAAGATATAACAACCTATGGTCAGGCTACTCTTCCAAACGGCGTGATCCCTAATGTTCCCGCTTCGGCGTGGGAAATTATCGGAACGGGTGACTTCGATGGTGATGGAAAGTCAGATATCGCTTTCAGAAGAGTCAATGGTGGCTCCATATCAATATGGACGATGGATGGCAAAGATATAACAACCTATGGTCAGGCTACTCTTCCAAACGGCGTGATCCCTAATGTTCCCGCTTCGGCGTGGGAAATTATCGGAACGGGTGACTTCGATGGTGATGGAAAGTCAGATATCGCTTTCAGAAGAGTCAATGGTGGCTCCATATCAATATGGACGATGGATGGCAAAGATATAACAACCTATGGTCAGGCTACTCTTCCAAACGGCGTGATCCCTAATGTTCCCGCTTCGGCGTGGGAAATTATCGGAACGGGTGACTTCGATGGTGATGGAAAGTCAGATATCGCTTTCAGAAGAGTCAATGGTGGCTCCATATCAATATGGACGATGGATGGCAAAGATATAACAACCTATGGTCAGGCTACTCTTCCAAACGGCGTGATCCCTAATGTTCCCGCTTCGGCGTGGGAAATTATCGGAACGGGTGACTTCGATGGTGATGGAAAGTCAGATATCGCTTTCAGAAGAGTCAATGGTGGCTCCATATCAATATGGACGATGGATGGCAAAGATATAACAACCTATGGTCAGGCTACTCTTCCAAACGGCGTGATCCCTAATGTTCCCGCTTCGGCGTGGGAAATTATCGGAACGGGTGACTTCGATGGAGATGGAAAGTCTGATATCGCTTTCAGAAGAGTCAATGGTGGCTCCATATCAATATGGACGATGGATGGCAAAGATATAACAACCTATGGTCAGGCTACTCTTCCAAACGGCGTGATCCCTAATGTTCCCGCTTCGGCGTGGCAAGCACCTTAA
- a CDS encoding FkbM family methyltransferase: MQFIEHLLFQAPRVDHRWLQDFNGVLAEHPTVQVCHIEKLIHDMYSTQPHIKDGYSRLAYYMLNVKEDVDTANRLFVMDAQLGRQSWFHRLKHAECIAIQGDMAGAFQQVEQIYKNHQDAVNGYASIAWRFKACPDQVESLYSLARKDIINGRITAGYMLLVAELAMLHGSTGEAAQLVEGAYRQDSTLMDGFSRCAWPFFWPQKKYSILHDWMRRDEVGKRMSPEWKLKYALVRANIGLPHDSVDLIESAYLENPSLKDGFYQLANHHYIPLKNYQTSIDFCLKDLNQNRLSQVGQAALFKLYLMTGKFDHALEILHIIDTLPTNLLIYAVKQWLDSLHWLAGSGNFSDIFISKLSSKCPKDAQLGQRALADANVEMMFVRNRLSAMSERMGIDLCAQILELSKTPHSCEATREPINFLNSKLYYASALDTLTLYKEIILNESDRFESTTDMPLIIDGGANIGTALAYFKWLYPKAHIIAFEPNPTLFKICSRNIALNNWKNIRLYPYALAEEVGTATFYCDSEMPMASSILTRSQEEGRSYSAVAVETRTLGEFIDRPIDFLKLDIEGAEKSVVTSSASSLSLVRQGLIEYHYGDASNSLSAILRVLEDCGFRYIISEPFSSKQQPDYPAIKQRWSRSIYFTQIGENQLRSVVQAKLKEFGV; encoded by the coding sequence ATGCAATTTATAGAGCATTTATTATTTCAGGCTCCACGAGTTGACCACAGATGGCTGCAAGATTTTAACGGTGTACTAGCAGAACACCCTACAGTGCAAGTCTGTCATATTGAGAAATTGATACATGACATGTACTCTACTCAACCTCACATCAAGGATGGATATTCGCGTCTTGCGTACTATATGCTGAATGTCAAAGAAGATGTTGATACCGCTAACCGCCTTTTTGTAATGGATGCACAACTCGGCAGGCAATCGTGGTTTCATAGATTAAAACACGCAGAGTGTATAGCTATCCAAGGAGATATGGCAGGCGCTTTTCAACAAGTCGAGCAAATTTATAAAAACCATCAGGACGCTGTGAATGGATATGCTAGCATCGCGTGGCGATTTAAAGCTTGCCCAGACCAAGTGGAGTCACTGTACTCACTGGCACGTAAAGACATCATAAACGGCAGAATTACCGCGGGATATATGTTATTAGTTGCTGAGCTTGCAATGTTGCATGGCTCAACAGGCGAGGCTGCTCAGCTAGTAGAAGGGGCGTACCGACAAGATTCCACACTTATGGATGGTTTTTCGAGATGCGCTTGGCCTTTTTTCTGGCCGCAGAAAAAATATTCCATATTGCATGACTGGATGAGGCGTGACGAAGTCGGAAAGAGAATGTCTCCAGAATGGAAGCTCAAATATGCATTGGTGAGGGCAAATATTGGCTTACCGCATGATAGCGTAGACCTTATTGAGTCTGCATATCTGGAAAACCCTAGCCTTAAGGATGGTTTTTACCAGCTGGCAAATCACCACTATATCCCACTAAAAAATTACCAAACATCCATTGATTTTTGCTTGAAAGATTTGAACCAGAACCGCCTTTCTCAGGTAGGACAAGCTGCCCTATTCAAATTATATTTGATGACGGGTAAATTTGATCATGCTCTTGAAATCTTGCATATAATCGATACCTTGCCCACGAACTTGCTAATTTATGCTGTTAAGCAATGGTTAGATTCGCTGCACTGGCTTGCTGGGTCAGGCAATTTCTCTGACATTTTTATATCTAAATTGTCCAGCAAGTGCCCAAAAGATGCCCAATTAGGCCAAAGGGCGCTAGCTGATGCTAACGTTGAAATGATGTTCGTTCGTAATCGTTTGTCCGCAATGAGCGAACGGATGGGAATAGACTTATGTGCTCAGATTTTAGAGTTATCTAAGACACCGCATTCTTGTGAAGCAACCCGGGAGCCCATCAACTTCCTCAACTCAAAGCTCTATTATGCTAGCGCACTTGACACGTTAACATTATATAAAGAAATAATTTTAAACGAGTCTGACCGTTTTGAATCAACAACGGATATGCCCCTCATTATTGATGGTGGTGCAAATATAGGGACAGCACTAGCCTACTTTAAGTGGCTTTATCCAAAAGCGCACATCATTGCATTTGAGCCTAACCCTACTCTATTCAAGATCTGTTCACGAAATATTGCATTAAACAACTGGAAAAATATTCGATTGTATCCCTACGCTTTAGCAGAAGAGGTGGGCACGGCAACCTTCTATTGTGATAGCGAAATGCCAATGGCGTCTTCAATTTTAACCCGATCTCAAGAGGAGGGACGCTCGTACTCTGCGGTAGCAGTTGAAACAAGAACTCTAGGAGAGTTTATTGATAGACCTATCGACTTTTTAAAACTTGATATTGAGGGTGCCGAGAAAAGTGTTGTAACCTCAAGTGCATCTTCTTTGAGCTTGGTGCGTCAGGGGTTAATCGAATACCATTACGGAGACGCGTCCAATTCACTTTCAGCAATACTACGCGTCCTTGAGGATTGCGGCTTTCGATACATTATAAGTGAGCCGTTTTCGTCAAAACAGCAACCTGACTATCCTGCAATTAAGCAAAGATGGTCAAGGTCAATTTATTTCACTCAGATTGGGGAGAATCAATTGAGATCAGTTGTTCAGGCAAAATTAAAGGAGTTTGGCGTTTAG
- a CDS encoding GSCFA domain-containing protein, with protein MGNNAGIKNDVYSFRSMKDVLNDRKKNKYSLWHKETGNDAAFTASYRLKQEELFVSIKPEVQLKKDNVFFTVGSCFARRLEQALNRRGIAVPAFTHMLGEREAFPTLQYINKYNSYTILYEIEYALGIKENPYETIFGSDTNGYTCGQSVHLNKEDYAAVKNRRSIILECFRQFINADVLVFTLGMTEAWYDNLSERYLNTFSPAIMMNEADRYSFKTISLEENINNLHRIYGYIKAFSKKDFKIFVTVSPVPLLATFSRKDVLVANSLSKSILRVAADIFSESYENVYYFPSYELAMCSPREKMFESDLRHISEHGAGCIIDSFLKVYMPDCTNSTQL; from the coding sequence ATGGGTAACAATGCCGGAATAAAAAATGATGTTTACAGTTTCAGGAGCATGAAGGACGTGCTTAATGATAGAAAGAAAAACAAATACTCCTTGTGGCATAAGGAAACAGGTAATGATGCTGCCTTTACTGCCAGTTACAGACTGAAGCAAGAAGAGCTTTTTGTTAGTATAAAGCCAGAAGTGCAACTGAAGAAAGATAATGTTTTTTTCACTGTAGGTTCATGTTTTGCTAGAAGGCTCGAGCAGGCGCTCAATAGACGTGGCATCGCCGTTCCTGCGTTCACGCACATGCTTGGCGAACGTGAAGCTTTTCCGACACTGCAATATATTAACAAGTACAATTCATACACAATTCTTTATGAAATAGAGTACGCTCTCGGAATTAAAGAAAATCCGTATGAAACAATTTTTGGTTCAGATACAAATGGTTACACCTGTGGTCAGTCGGTGCATCTCAATAAAGAGGATTACGCCGCAGTAAAGAACAGGAGGAGCATTATTCTTGAATGTTTTCGGCAGTTCATCAATGCGGATGTACTGGTCTTTACTCTTGGGATGACAGAAGCTTGGTATGATAACCTCAGCGAAAGGTATCTAAACACTTTTTCGCCGGCTATTATGATGAATGAAGCTGACAGGTACTCTTTCAAAACGATCTCGCTTGAGGAAAACATAAACAACCTTCATCGGATTTATGGATATATTAAGGCATTCAGCAAAAAGGATTTCAAAATATTTGTCACTGTTTCTCCTGTTCCTTTACTTGCCACTTTTTCTCGAAAAGATGTACTCGTTGCCAACAGTCTTTCAAAATCAATACTGAGAGTTGCTGCGGATATATTTTCGGAGTCATACGAAAATGTGTATTATTTCCCAAGTTATGAACTAGCCATGTGCTCTCCAAGAGAGAAGATGTTTGAGAGCGACTTGAGACATATCAGCGAACATGGAGCAGGGTGTATAATAGACTCGTTTCTTAAAGTATATATGCCTGATTGCACCAACTCGACACAATTGTAA
- a CDS encoding FkbM family methyltransferase, with protein sequence MFKRNSLLSVLTHIKNKGVNPQTVIDVGVAYGTNGLYGAFDSVRYLMVEPLEEYKGVLDKIASEYPAVYTLAAAGSREGSIIMNVHPDMSGSSVLKESEGAHVDGVERTVPVVTLDGETKKYGLKGPFIIKVDVQGFELEVLKGAEETLKETEVVIMEVSLFQFYKESPTFLDAVAFMSQKGFSPYDIFGATYRPLDDALGQVDVVFASDKGILKQSSHFASFEQRKKFTEERINKLNPASKSV encoded by the coding sequence ATGTTTAAACGTAACAGTCTTTTATCAGTGCTTACCCATATAAAAAATAAAGGTGTAAATCCTCAGACGGTTATAGATGTGGGAGTGGCTTACGGAACAAACGGACTGTACGGAGCCTTTGACTCCGTACGTTATCTTATGGTAGAGCCGTTGGAGGAGTACAAAGGGGTTCTCGATAAAATTGCATCTGAGTATCCGGCAGTTTACACACTGGCAGCTGCTGGGAGCAGAGAAGGAAGCATTATAATGAATGTGCATCCCGATATGAGCGGCTCCTCTGTTTTAAAGGAGTCTGAGGGAGCTCATGTAGATGGAGTGGAAAGAACTGTTCCCGTGGTGACCTTGGACGGTGAGACAAAAAAATACGGCCTTAAAGGACCGTTCATAATAAAGGTAGATGTTCAAGGTTTTGAGCTTGAAGTGCTTAAAGGCGCAGAAGAAACTCTTAAAGAGACGGAAGTCGTGATTATGGAAGTCTCTCTATTCCAGTTTTACAAAGAGTCGCCAACTTTTCTTGATGCAGTTGCATTTATGAGTCAAAAAGGTTTCTCTCCCTATGACATTTTTGGAGCAACGTACCGGCCACTCGATGATGCATTAGGGCAGGTAGATGTTGTATTTGCATCAGATAAGGGCATACTAAAGCAATCATCACATTTTGCCTCTTTTGAGCAAAGAAAAAAATTTACTGAAGAGCGTATTAACAAGCTAAACCCCGCGAGCAAGTCAGTATGA
- a CDS encoding 6-hydroxymethylpterin diphosphokinase MptE-like protein: protein MSRIAINKDAHKDCRGFLVATGPSLTISDLDMIKGNLSLSCNKIYLAFDQTEWRPDYYSVIDRLVAQNNAEAIASVRAVKIFSSVIKPFIQDRDDIFWLKDLPTPVINGIRQPKFSGNIAEGTYGGHTVTYTLMQAAYHLGIKELFLLGLDFSFDKSMPANKTTDAGENILVQNDEVNHFHNDYRKKGEEWTVPRLDIQYDAFKCAKAAFEKDNRKIFNASRKTMLDLFPLVQLEDILV, encoded by the coding sequence ATGAGTAGGATTGCGATTAATAAGGACGCGCATAAGGATTGTAGAGGCTTTCTCGTCGCGACCGGACCAAGCCTCACGATTTCTGACCTTGATATGATTAAGGGTAATCTCTCTCTCTCGTGCAATAAAATATATCTTGCTTTTGACCAAACCGAATGGCGCCCAGATTACTATTCCGTAATAGACCGACTCGTTGCCCAAAATAATGCTGAAGCGATAGCAAGTGTGCGTGCAGTAAAAATTTTCAGCAGTGTCATTAAGCCTTTTATCCAGGACAGGGATGATATCTTTTGGCTTAAAGACTTGCCTACTCCTGTCATAAACGGCATAAGACAACCAAAATTCTCTGGTAACATAGCTGAAGGCACCTACGGCGGTCACACAGTAACATACACTTTAATGCAAGCAGCATATCACCTCGGCATAAAGGAGCTTTTTCTTCTCGGGCTGGATTTCAGTTTCGACAAATCAATGCCAGCAAATAAAACAACGGATGCAGGAGAAAATATTCTGGTTCAGAATGATGAAGTCAACCATTTTCACAATGATTATAGAAAAAAAGGAGAAGAATGGACTGTGCCTAGGCTTGACATACAGTATGATGCCTTCAAATGCGCTAAGGCAGCTTTTGAGAAAGACAACAGAAAAATATTCAACGCATCTAGAAAAACAATGCTTGATCTTTTTCCACTTGTTCAATTGGAGGATATTCTCGTATGA
- a CDS encoding glycosyltransferase family 2 protein, whose product MNASPFISVLINNYNYGRFIAQCVESVLKQTYTNYELIIVDDGSTDDSVNVLESFSDPRITKIYKKNGGQASAFNAGFEASKGRIIAFLDSDDWWLPHKLETIVKWDNFLGSSYGVLQHMTTVWDNGKTYPFHHAMYSGDCFRLSASQGILGIFVGTSGLCFRREVLEKVMPVPLQLRISADAYLTRTCWLFNGVISIPESLSYYRKHNNAVFGNSSYSHNKFHHNVLFPVLNQFYEKTGLDFRFSSQQPERKNHSQVLHRLMLENRLSEVTRAYPRIAFFGAGQYTEWLSDFMSDYKKEHITAILDDFPDKTKAFWGLTPQNPIDWDTSQADAIILSSDCKQEMMRKRCLDLFGEALPLIDLYEGLPEGPYPK is encoded by the coding sequence ATGAACGCGAGTCCATTTATCTCTGTTCTTATCAATAATTACAATTACGGCCGTTTTATAGCCCAGTGCGTGGAGAGCGTTCTAAAGCAAACTTACACCAATTATGAACTCATAATTGTCGATGACGGCTCGACAGATGATTCAGTAAATGTACTGGAATCCTTCTCTGATCCAAGAATAACAAAGATATATAAGAAAAACGGCGGGCAAGCCTCAGCCTTCAATGCAGGATTTGAGGCGTCAAAGGGTAGAATAATTGCTTTTCTAGACAGTGATGACTGGTGGTTGCCCCACAAACTCGAAACCATTGTGAAATGGGATAACTTTCTGGGCAGTAGTTATGGAGTGCTGCAGCACATGACCACAGTCTGGGACAACGGCAAAACTTACCCCTTTCATCATGCCATGTATTCAGGTGATTGTTTCAGGCTCAGTGCATCCCAAGGCATTTTGGGGATTTTTGTAGGCACCTCCGGTCTTTGTTTCCGTAGGGAAGTCTTGGAAAAAGTGATGCCAGTTCCACTTCAACTCAGAATAAGTGCTGATGCATACCTCACTAGAACATGCTGGCTGTTTAATGGAGTTATTTCCATACCGGAATCTTTAAGTTACTATCGTAAACACAACAATGCTGTTTTTGGCAACTCATCCTATAGTCATAATAAATTTCATCACAATGTTCTCTTTCCTGTACTAAACCAATTTTACGAAAAAACCGGTTTGGATTTTCGCTTCTCATCACAGCAGCCTGAAAGAAAGAATCACTCTCAAGTGCTGCATAGATTGATGCTTGAAAATAGATTAAGCGAGGTGACAAGAGCTTATCCCCGCATAGCTTTTTTTGGAGCAGGACAGTATACAGAGTGGCTAAGCGACTTTATGTCTGATTACAAAAAAGAGCATATAACAGCAATTTTAGACGATTTCCCTGACAAGACGAAGGCCTTCTGGGGACTCACACCCCAAAATCCCATTGATTGGGACACCTCACAGGCAGATGCAATAATACTCTCATCAGACTGTAAGCAGGAAATGATGCGTAAAAGGTGTTTAGACCTCTTTGGAGAGGCACTGCCTCTGATAGATTTGTATGAAGGACTCCCTGAAGGGCCGTATCCGAAATAG
- a CDS encoding D-sedoheptulose-7-phosphate isomerase, with amino-acid sequence METFIKTYFSRLADVLSALDTTTVARIIQVFEQAHTKQATIYFAGNGGSASTASHFANDLGVGLKLRSIRSFHVQSLADNPAVTTSIANDVGYDNIFYVQLLDILRPDDVLVAISASGNSPNIIKAAEYTKNIGATLIGCTGFDGGKLKDLADISFHIQSEKGEYGLVEDVHMILDHAIYSYYLSLKEGSSTRYTVR; translated from the coding sequence ATGGAAACCTTTATCAAAACGTATTTTTCTCGTTTAGCAGACGTTTTAAGTGCACTGGACACCACCACGGTAGCCAGAATCATTCAGGTGTTCGAACAGGCTCATACAAAACAGGCTACAATTTATTTCGCAGGTAATGGCGGAAGCGCATCTACCGCATCTCACTTCGCAAATGATCTTGGAGTTGGCCTGAAATTGCGGAGTATACGCAGTTTTCATGTGCAAAGTCTGGCCGACAACCCCGCGGTCACTACCTCCATCGCTAATGACGTCGGCTACGACAATATTTTCTACGTACAGCTGCTGGACATTCTTCGCCCGGATGATGTTCTGGTTGCAATCTCCGCCAGTGGTAACTCACCAAACATTATCAAAGCCGCAGAATATACCAAAAACATTGGTGCCACACTCATCGGGTGCACCGGATTTGACGGAGGAAAACTCAAAGATCTGGCAGATATAAGTTTCCACATTCAGAGTGAAAAAGGTGAATATGGTCTTGTGGAGGATGTGCATATGATTCTGGATCACGCCATCTATTCGTATTACCTCTCGCTCAAAGAAGGTTCATCAACTCGCTATACCGTGCGATGA
- a CDS encoding AAA family ATPase, whose amino-acid sequence MHKFFNTAGPTKANLHYHINPLSRLNWDEIRLLIDQQKYFLLHAPRQTGKTSTLLEMMHRLNQEGKYVCAYANIEGAQAARGNASDGIAAACSAIARSIEDYTGSVDVNVWWTQEGRQHQSQDQLTQLLRYWAKHSPKPTILLLDEVDALIGDTLISLLRQIRAGYAQRPEAFPQAMILCGVRDIKDYRIHTKDQEIITGGSAFNIKATSLVMESFTFEECKQLYWEHTKETGQVFDKAIFPKLWSDTKGQPWLVNALAYQMTSENRTLRDRSIKIEFEHYMKAREELIQSRATHLDQLTDKLREQRVYNVISAILSQVDASDAHFDDRDLEYVQDLGLIVRKPFVHISNDIYQEVIPRELTIAKQQSIVEQDLAWYLNSDNTINFAKLMTAFQQFFRENSDSWIERFDYKEAGPQLLLQAFLQRLINGGGRINREYALGRKRTDIFVEWPTSDKGFFGPVQRVVLETKLLRANLEKTIEEGIAQVSEYARTVGAGEMHLIIFDRKSRDWEQKIWHKRVDGIDVWGC is encoded by the coding sequence ATGCATAAATTCTTCAATACTGCTGGGCCGACTAAGGCAAATTTGCACTATCATATCAATCCACTGAGTCGCCTGAATTGGGATGAGATTCGTCTGCTTATCGATCAGCAGAAGTACTTCTTGCTCCATGCGCCACGGCAAACGGGGAAGACTTCAACGTTGCTAGAAATGATGCATAGATTGAACCAAGAAGGGAAATACGTTTGCGCATATGCCAATATCGAGGGGGCACAGGCGGCACGGGGCAATGCTTCGGATGGTATTGCAGCGGCGTGTAGTGCGATTGCGCGGAGTATAGAAGATTATACTGGCAGTGTAGATGTCAATGTGTGGTGGACGCAGGAGGGACGGCAGCATCAATCGCAGGATCAGTTGACTCAGCTGCTACGATACTGGGCAAAGCATTCGCCAAAACCCACCATCCTCCTGCTCGACGAAGTTGATGCACTTATAGGCGACACATTGATTTCGCTGCTCAGGCAGATTCGTGCGGGGTATGCGCAACGTCCAGAAGCGTTCCCGCAAGCGATGATTTTATGCGGTGTGCGCGATATTAAAGATTACCGTATTCATACTAAAGATCAGGAAATCATCACTGGCGGGAGTGCTTTTAATATTAAAGCCACGTCTTTGGTGATGGAGAGTTTTACGTTTGAAGAGTGCAAACAGCTCTATTGGGAACATACCAAAGAGACGGGGCAGGTGTTTGACAAGGCGATTTTTCCAAAGCTTTGGAGCGATACGAAAGGGCAGCCGTGGTTAGTCAATGCGCTCGCGTACCAAATGACATCAGAAAATCGCACGCTTCGCGACCGTTCAATAAAGATTGAATTTGAACATTACATGAAAGCACGCGAGGAGTTGATTCAGTCGCGGGCGACGCATCTGGATCAGTTGACAGATAAGTTGCGTGAACAGCGGGTGTATAATGTTATTTCGGCGATTCTTTCGCAAGTTGATGCTAGCGACGCTCATTTTGATGACAGGGATTTGGAGTATGTTCAGGATTTAGGGCTGATTGTTCGCAAGCCGTTTGTGCATATATCAAACGATATTTATCAAGAAGTTATTCCGCGCGAGCTTACGATTGCGAAACAGCAGTCGATTGTAGAACAGGATCTTGCCTGGTACTTGAACAGCGATAATACGATCAACTTTGCGAAACTGATGACGGCGTTTCAGCAGTTTTTCCGTGAAAATAGCGATTCTTGGATTGAGAGATTTGATTACAAAGAAGCCGGGCCGCAGTTGCTGTTGCAAGCGTTTCTGCAGCGTCTTATCAACGGTGGCGGGCGGATTAATCGTGAATACGCTTTGGGTCGCAAGCGAACTGACATATTTGTTGAATGGCCAACGTCTGATAAAGGTTTTTTTGGGCCGGTACAACGGGTGGTATTGGAAACGAAGCTTTTGCGTGCGAATTTGGAAAAGACGATAGAAGAAGGTATTGCGCAGGTTTCGGAGTACGCACGGACGGTTGGTGCGGGCGAGATGCATTTGATCATTTTTGATAGGAAGTCTCGTGATTGGGAGCAGAAAATCTGGCACAAGCGGGTGGATGGGATTGATGTGTGGGGATGTTAG